From one Musa acuminata AAA Group cultivar baxijiao chromosome BXJ2-6, Cavendish_Baxijiao_AAA, whole genome shotgun sequence genomic stretch:
- the LOC135614482 gene encoding putative HVA22-like protein g encodes MLAEYITRLLVVVFGYAYPAFECFKTLEQGQGNAQQLRFWCQYWIIVAILTVIEMPGNFLVSLLPMYGEAKLAFLVYLWYPKTKGTDVVYETFLRPLVMQYEPDIEERFRNLRAKSGQLLVFYLKNFTEKGQILFLEALHYVVSKSSGSTEKTKRSSWMSRLGGNKKQEKEEKEKPGVEKLEEIADALLGANPKQRRSRPHK; translated from the exons ATGTTGGCAGAGTACATAACCAGACTTCTCGT GGTGGTGTTTGGATATGCTTATCCAGCTTTCGAGTGCTTCAAGACATTAGAGCAGGGTCAAGGCAACGCACAGCAGCTTCGATTCTGGTGCCAGTACTG GATCATTGTGGCAATACTAACAGTCATCGAGATGCCAGGCAATTTCCTTGTTTCATT GTTGCCAATGTATGGAGAAGCGAAGCTGGCCTTCTTGGTCTACCTGTGGTACCCAAAGACGAAG GGAACTGATGTTGTTTATGAGACCTTCCTCCGGCCGCTGGTGATGCAGTATGAGCCTGACATCGAAGAGAGGTTTAGGAACCTGAGGGCTAAATCTGGGCAACTGCTTGTGTTCTATCTCAAGAACTTCACAGAGAAAGGGCAGATTTTGTTCTTGGAAGCCCTCCACTATGTGGTTTCTAAGTCATCAGGCAGCACTGAG AAAACAAAACGATCATCATGGATGAGCCGGTTAGGCGGCAAcaagaaacaagagaaagaagaaaaagagaaaccaGGAGTAGAGAAATTGGAGGAGATTGCGGATGCTCTCCTTGGCGCCAACCCAAAGCAACGGCGATCGCGTCCACACAAATAA
- the LOC135614484 gene encoding BEL1-like homeodomain protein 1 → MATFIHGAPEVQPDGLQTLFLMNPGYAGYMDAAAPANMVLLNSTMNSLNPIILAQAGQPNHQQQDFVGIPLQTAARLRDSDRPLPIHASHDASVLPRLHHNLWTPTPTSNSVDVASQFSPRRRGLSLSLSPHEMAMTPASAHEVKFAASAGGANGVSGRRSFLMGSKYLKAAQQLLDEVVDVGKGIKDEAAKGPKSRNTELKGEETTSTKQRADLTTAERQELQMKKAKLISMLEEAEQRYRKYNHQMQTVIASFEAVAGHGSARTYTVLAQRTISKQFRCLRDAIVGQIRATCKTLGEEDTKLGNSRLRFIDQHLRQQRQMIQPNAWRPQRGLPERSVSVLRAWLFEHFLHPYPTDSDKFMLAKQTGLTRSQVSNWFINARVRLWKPMVEEIYLEETKHHEQRNADETATKIDANGRSTSKSSTGMTDSLKNDVKQPSAAAQPPPPPPPFEPKLDALSNQELLMKFMDARQMIEEQAYPLIAGSSSQGGDHEAYPTFASRFSGSGVSLTLGLQHSGNLSLSGAQPSIPSSESIWAGGWR, encoded by the exons atggcGACGTTCATTCATGGAGCTCCGGAAGTGCAACCGGATGGGCTGCAGACCCTCTTCCTCATGAACCCCGGCTACGCTGGCTACATGGACGCAGCAGCTCCGGCCAACATGGTCCTACTCAACTCCACGATGAATTCATTGAACCCGATCATTCTCGCACAAGCAGGCCAGCCGAACCACCAGCAGCAGGACTTCGTCGGAATCCCTCTCCAAACAGCAGCGCGGCTCCGTGACTCGGACCGCCCCCTACCGATCCACGCGTCCCATGATGCGTCGGTACTCCCCCGCCTCCATCACAACCTCTGGACGCCGACGCCCACGAGCAACTCCGTCGACGTGGCATCCCAGTTCAGTCCCCGGCGGCGAGGACTGTCTCTGAGCCTCTCTCCACATGAGATGGCGATGACTCCGGCGAGTGCCCACGAGGTGAAGTTTGCGGCGTCTGCAGGTGGCGCGAATGGCGTCTCAGGCCGGCGGAGCTTCTTGATGGGTTCCAAGTACTTGAAGGCAGCTCAACAGTTGCTCGACGAGGTGGTCGACGTCGGGAAGGGGATTAAAGATGAGGCAGCGAAGGGGCCTAAGTCGAGGAACACAGAGCTGAAAGGTGAAGAAACCACGAGCACGAAGCAAAGAGCGGATCTGACAACAGCTGAGAGGCAGGAGCTGCAGATGAAGAAGGCCAAGCTCATCAGCATGCTCGAGGAG GCGGAACAGAGATACAGGAAGTACAACCACCAGATGCAAACCGTGATCGCTTCCTTCGAAGCTGTTGCTGGCCATGGATCTGCAAGAACATACACCGTCCTCGCTCAGCGGACCATATCGAAGCAATTCCGGTGTCTCCGAGACGCCATCGTCGGCCAGATTCGAGCAACCTGCAAGACTTTGGGGGAGGAAGACACCAAGCTGGGGAACTCGAGGCTTCGGTTCATCGATCAGCATCTGAGACAGCAGAGGCAGATGATCCAGCCGAATGCCTGGCGACCTCAGCGCGGACTCCCTGAACGCTCTGTTTCCGTTCTCCGAGCTTGGCTGTTCGAGCACTTCCTCCACCC ATACCCAACGGATTCGGACAAGTTTATGCTGGCCAAGCAAACAGGACTCACGAGGAGTCAG GTCTCGAATTGGTTCATCAATGCGAGAGTGCGCCTATGGAAGCCCATGGTGGAGGAAATTTACCTGGAAGAGACGAAGCACCACGAACAGCGCAACGCCGATGAGACTGCAACCAAGATTGACGCCAATGGACGCTCCACATCCAAGTCCAGCACAGGGATGACTGATAGCCTCAAGAACGACGTCAAGCAACCATCTGCAGCAGCacaaccgccaccaccaccaccaccatttgAACCGAAGCTGGACGCCTTGAGCAACCAAGAGCTGCTGATGAAGTTCATGGACGCGAGGCAGATGATTGAGGAGCAAGCATACCCGTTGATAGCAGGCAGCAGCAGCCAAGGAGGTGATCATGAGGCCTATCCGACATTTGCTTCGAGGTTCTCAGGCAGTGGCGTCTCCCTCACGCTTGGCCTTCAACACAGTGGAAACCTCTCGCTGTCGGGAGCGCAGCCATCCATTCCATCCAGCGAGAGCATATGGGCAGGAGGATGGAGATGA
- the LOC135614480 gene encoding transcription factor E2FB-like: MSGGRAAGSRAPQPTGQIRQPPKRHLPFPSTRPPFLAPDEYHRFPGPDGRGIAGDETADALVIKTPLKRKREHEDNEAGESSEWMTSPGYAEGLNNLLLTPVSGKGGKTSGRSKIAKYNKSGPHTPMSNAGSPSGNTLTPVGTCRYDSSLGLLTKKFINLLKHAHDGILDLNNAAETLGVQKRRIYDITNVLEGIGLIEKKLKNKIRWKGQDNTRPGEVDDDLSVLQAEVEKLALQEHSLDDRISEMREKLGVLSEDVNNQKWLYMTEDDIKCLPCFQNETLIAIKAPHGTTLEVPDPDEAGDYLQRRYRIVLRSTMGPIDVYLVSQFEEKFEEVSGVVTPPKLHSGKSMANPETLGNPTLAVATEESKEKELQVNNQDSQRGFPDVNSSQDFGSGMMKIVPSDVDTDADYWLLSDSGFSITDMWKTAPEVQWDGIDVFNTDDFVTGSASTYQPQTPSSVTDVPSNANLTPR; encoded by the exons ATGTCTGGTGGCCGAGCAGCTGGGAGTCGCGCGCCACAGCCGACGGGGCAGATCCGACAGCCGCCGAAGCGGCACCTGCCGTTCCCCTCGACGAGGCCCCCGTTCCTCGCCCCGGACGAGTACCACCGCTTCCCGGGCCCCGACGGGCGGGGAATCGCGGGCGATGAGACGGCCGATGCTCTGGTTATCAAAACGCCT TTGAAGCGGAAGCGTGAACACGAAGATAATGAAGCTGGAGAATCAAGTGAGTGGATGACTAGTCCTGGTTATGCTGAAGGACTTAATAATCTTCTTCTCACACCGGTATCAGGAAAAGGAGGAAAGACATCTGGGAGATCCAAAATTGCAAAGTACAATAAGTCTGGCCCTCATACCCCAATGTCAAATGCTG GTTCTCCTTCAGGCAATACTCTCACTCCTGTTGGTACTTGCCGTTATGACAGCTCTCTAG GACTTCTGACCAAAAAGTTCATTAATTTGCTTAAACATGCACACGATGGCATCCTTGATTTGAATAATGCTGCGGAAACACTTGGG GTGCAAAAGAGGCGGATTTATGACATAACTAATGTCCTTGAAGGGATTGGGCTTATAGAAAAGAAACTCAAGAACAAAATTCGTTGGAA AGGACAAGATAACACAAGACCAGGAGAAGTTGATGATGATCTTTCAGTACTACAG GCAGAAGTTGAAAAACTTGCTTTGCAAGAGCACAGTTTAGATGATCGTATCAG TGAAATGCGTGAAAAATTAGGGGTGCTTAGTGAAGATGTAAACAATCAGAA GTGGCTGTATATGACCGAAGATGACATCAAATGTCTACCATGCTTTCAG AATGAAACATTAATAGCAATAAAAGCGCCTCATGGTACTACCCTGGAAGTTCCAGATCCTGATGAG GCTGGTGATTATCTACAGAGGAGATACAGGATTGTCCTAAGAAGTACGATGGGTCCGATAGATGTTTACCTTGTTAG TCAATTTGAGGAGAAGTTTGAGGAGGTGAGTGGTGTTGTGACACCTCCAAAGCTCCATTCTGGTAAATCAATGGCAAACCCAGAAACTCTTGGGAACCCCACGCTGGCTGTTGCCACAGAAGAGAGCAAAGAGAAGGAACTGCAAGTAAATAATCAAGATAGTCAGAGGGGGTTCCCTGACGTAAACTCCTCGCAGGATTTTGGCAGTGGCATGATGAAGATTGTTCCTTCAGATGTTGAT acTGATGCTGATTACTGGCTTCTATCAGATTCTGGATTTAGCATTACAGATATGTGGAAGACTGCAC CTGAGGTGCAATGGGATGGAATTGATGTATTCAACACAGATGACTTTGTTACGGGTAGTGCTAGCACATATCAGCCGCAAACTCCATCCAGTGTTACTGATGTCCCCTCTAATGCAAATTTGACTCCTAGATAA
- the LOC135614483 gene encoding transcription factor LHW-like, whose protein sequence is MGLPPREALRRLCLEFGWSYAVFWRAVGFGSRMHLIWDDRYYEEKLGMSRLNVSDLLLKEQAVAKNNKKHDFLELSCQADDAIGVLVDKIMASQVHVVGDGLIGQAASMGKHQWISKDSLDKFGSKPEGFVEINCQILAGVQTVVVVPVLPFGVIQLGSTEMVLENIAFVNHVKGLFLNLNCGFGSLPSDTTQKTLKDKRSIYSSSGLVLGDKSTNACTNADNILCVTGDGCSPELVRSPAPQSIAESFSAVPWGLNKKMQPSASEVMSSKQMIKTAHPLGKIIVQGTQDMFSKPVIECTRKVLPIDTGSKCQNDLSVLNSILLSNSLKTLEEELMFTSVVGMIESSHNLSSSFEDTKGFPLNVKGESSNKADEISHVGSISRGMTECSSSCSKLSVSGVPPILHQRSYSLRNPGILDDSNKDHPFHVGTVPLPVSNAEVLKANDDFVQNSRIFSSESDVPMCCSEMLADIGQESKLCYSNTLQRYERCKSVNYEINGTSRYKPLHTLKNDTSLLSVDFASSNDLLCMLGCDSKSCCSTGTLDDLLVHKSSTNSCKLGTNRPKLPTDSEACPVIDSLNDQISYSGLLFLNDSDQLLDAVVSKINSGAKQVSDDSVSCKTSLTHIHSSHYAGLPSHSETFLSKHRKDDIIGFPAVQVKPEPACSSFDKSSCSFVKDGECSQNTGLCKSQISPWVENCRNVKYDYVSDSNSKKVVQVGNLNRKRLRPGESPRPRPKDRQMIQDRIKELRELVPSGAKCSIDALLEKTIKHMLFLQSISKHADKLKVAGEPKISSEEGGLLLKDNFEGGATWAFEVGTQPMVCPIIVEDLNPPRQLLVEMLCEERGFFLEIADFIRGLGLTILKGVMEARKNKVWARFAVEANRNVTRMEIFLSLVQLLEPTAGSSMALPSVSGNMNIPHAILHQTYVPARVN, encoded by the exons ATGGGGCTGCCGCCGAGAGAGGCGCTGAGGCGACTCTGCCTTGAGTTTGGGTGGTCGTACGCCGTTTTCTGGAGGGCCGTCGGTTTCGGAAGTCGGAT GCATTTGATCTGGGATGACAGATATTATGAAGAGAAACTGGGTATGTCAAGGTTGAATGTTTCAGATTTGCTACTAAAGGAACAGGCTGTGGCTAAAAATAACAAGAAGCATGATTTTTTGGAGCTAAGTTGTCAAGCAGATGATGCAATAGGTGTCCTGGTTGATAAGATTATGGCATCACAGGTTCATGTTGTTGGAGACGG GTTAATTGGACAGGCAGCTTCAATGGGAAAACATCAGTGGATCAGTAAAGATTCCCTTGATAAATTTGGTTCAAAACCAGAG GGCTTTGTTGAGATAAACTGCCAGATTTTAGCAGGCGTGCAG ACAGTTGTCGTTGTTCCGGTGCTTCCATTTGGGGTGATACAACTAGGTTCTACCGAAATG GTTCTGGAAAACATTGCATTTGTTAATCATGTAAAAGGTTTATTTTTGAACTTAAATTGTGGATTTGGATCTCTTCCATCTGATACCACTCAGAAAACTTTAAAGGATAAACGTTCAATATATTCATCATCTGGCTTGGTTTTAGGTGACAAGTCTACAAATGCTTGTACTAATGCAGACAACATATTGTGTGTTACTGGTGATGGATGCAGCCCTGAGCTGGTGAGATCCCCAGCTCCACAATCTATTGCTGAATCCTTTTCTGCAGTACCATGGGGATTGAATAAAAAAATGCAACCTAGTGCTTCTGAAGTAATGTCAAGCAAACAGATGATAAAGACTGCACATCCTTTGGGAAAAATTATTGTGCAAGGTACTCAGGACATGTTTTCCAAGCCAGTTATAGAGTGTACCCGGAAGGTACTGCCAATTGATACAGGCTCCAAATGTCAAAATGATCTTTCTGTTTTGAACTCCATTCTATTGTCTAATAGTTTAAAAACCCTGGAAGAAGAGCTCATGTTCACCTCAGTTGTTGGAATGATAGAATCTAGTCACAACTTATCTAGTTCATTTGAAGATACCAAGGGCTTTCCATTAAATGTTAAAGGTGAATCATCCAACAAAGCAGATGAAATTAGTCATGTTGGTTCTATTTCACGTGGCATGACTGAATGTTCAAGCTCTTGTTCTAAGTTATCTGTAAGCGGGGTGCCTCCAATTTTACACCAGAGAAGCTATTCACTCAGAAATCCTGGCATTTTAGATGATTCTAACAAGGACCATCCTTTCCATGTCGGTACAGTTCCTCTTCCTGTATCAAATGCAGAAGTGCTAAAAGCAAATGATGATTTTGTTCAAAATTCTCGTATCTTTTCCTCAGAGTCTGATGTGCCAATGTGTTGCTCCGAGATGCTTGCTGACATTGGTCAAGAAAGTAAACTCTGTTATTCAAATACTCTTCAGAGATACGAAAGATGTAAAAGTGTTAATTATGAGATCAATGGTACTTCTAGATACAAACCTCtgcatacattaaagaatgacacTTCACTACTTTCTGTGGATTTTGCTTCAAGTAATGATCTCCTTTGCATGTTGGGTTGTGACAGTAAATCATGTTGCTCAACTGGAACTTTGGATGATCTTTTAGTGCATAAGAGCAGTACAAATTCTTGTAAATTGGGTACGAACAGACCTAAGCTCCCAACTGACTCAGAGGCATGTCCTGTCATTGATTCATTGAATGATCAGATTTCTTATTCTGGGCTACTCTTCCTAAATGACAGTGATCAATTACTGGATGCAGTAGTCTCAAAGATCAATTCAGGTGCCAAGCAGGTTTCAGATGACAGTGTTTCTTGTAAGACTTCATTAACACATATTCATAGTTCTCATTATGCTGGACTTCCCAGTCATAGTGAAACATTTTTGTCGAAGCACAGGAAAGATGATATTATTGGTTTTCCAGCAGTACAAGTGAAACCAGAGcctgcatgctcaagttttgacaAGTCTTCGTGCAGCTTTGTGAAAGACGGAGAGTGCTCTCAGAATACTGGGCTTTGTAAATCTCAGATCAGCCCATGGGTTGAAAATTGTCGAAACGTTAAATATGATTATGTGTCAGATTCAAATAGTAAGAAGGTTGTGCAAGTAGGTAATCTGAACCGGAAGAGGCTTAGACCTGGAGAAAGCCCTAGACCAAGGCCGAAAGATCGACAGATGATACAAGACCGTATCAAAGAACTTCGTGAACTAGTGCCAAGTGGGGCAAAG TGTAGCATTGATGCTTTATTGGAAAAGACCATCAAGCACATGCTTTTCTTGCAAAGCATATCAAAGCATGCTGACAAGCTTAAGGTTGCTGGAGAACCCAAG ATCAGCAGTGAGGAGGGTGGTTTGCTCTTGAAAGACAACTTCGAGGGTGGTGCAACATGGGCATTTGAGGTAGGAACTCAACCAATGGTATGTCCCATCATAGTGGAGGATCTGAACCCACCTCGTCAACTGCTGGTAGAG ATGCTTTGTGAGGAGCGGGGTTTCTTTCTGGAGATTGCTGACTTCATCAGAGGATTGGGATTGACGATATTGAAAGGGGTGATGGAAGCACGAAAAAATAAGGTCTGGGCACGCTTTGCCGTAGAG GCAAACAGGAATGTGACTAGGATGGAAATATTCCTTTCACTTGTACAATTGTTAGAACCCACAGCTGGAAGCAGTATGGCACTACCAAGCGTCAGTGGTAACATGAACATTCCGCATGCCATTTTACACCAAACTTACGTCCCTGCAAGGGTTAATTGA